In the genome of Candidatus Methylomirabilota bacterium, the window ACGATGAGGCCGAGGGCCGCGGGGCGCGTGAGGAAGCCGATGAGCACCGCGAGCCCGCCGAAGCACTCGACGCAGGCCGCCAGGACGGTCGCGGCCGGCGGGATGTTCATCTTGCGGAAGCCCTCGATCGTCGCCTTGAGGCCCCCGCCCCCGAACCAGCCGAAGACCTTCTGGGCGCCGTGGGCGAAGAAGATCACCCCGAGCCCGAGCCGGACCACCAGATGCGACCAGGAAGGATACGTTCCGAAGACCAGATCCCTGAAATCGTCCATGGCCCCTCCTCGTCCGTTGCGATGGCCGCCACCACAGCGTATCCTCGCCCCGTGAGCCGGGCGTCGAGCCGAGTCCGCAGATCGGCGCGAGTGTACTACATCGCCGCGCTCGCGATCTCGCTCGTTGTTCTTCCCGGCGGGGCGGACGGTCAAGTCGACCTCACCACCCCGCCGAGCATGGTGAAGGGCCCGCCCGGCGCCGTCGTGACCATCGTGGAGTTCGCCGATTACCAGTGACCGCACTGCCGGGAACTCCAGCGGGCGCTGGGGCAGATCCTGACGGAGTACGCCGGCCGCGTCCGGCTCGTCTTCAAGGACCGGCCGCTCGCCGGCCACGCGCTGGCGCGGCCCGCGCACGAGGCCGCGCGGTGCGCCGGCGCCAAGGGGAAGTACTGGGAGTACCACGACCTCCTGTTCGAGGAGCAGCCGGCGTTCGAGCGCAGCGACCTGCTCCTGTACGCGGCCGACGTCGGCCTCGACCGGGAGGACTTCGCGCGCTGCCTGGACGAGCGCCGCTACGCGCCCGACGTGGACGCCGACGTGCGCCAGGCGATGGCGCTCGGGATCCTGTCCACGCCGACCCTGCTCGTCAACGGCCGCCGGATCGTCGGCGCGCCGAGCGTGGAGGAGTTCCGGTCCATCGTCGAGGACGTGCTCCGGGAGCGACGCTGAT includes:
- a CDS encoding DoxX family protein; the encoded protein is MDDFRDLVFGTYPSWSHLVVRLGLGVIFFAHGAQKVFGWFGGGGLKATIEGFRKMNIPPAATVLAACVECFGGLAVLIGFLTRPAALGLIVVMLVAITKVHARHGFFLNWYVTPGKGHGYEFNLALIAIALSLVIGGAGAWSIDWLIAPWSGD